CTTCGCCGTCACGGGCGTTTTGAGGGCCGCAGTCTTGGCGGTTGGGGTCTTGGCGGTCAGCGCCTGGGCGGTCGCCTCAGCCGCGATGGGGGCCCTGGGCGCCTTCGTCTCGACGGCCTTCGCCTTGGCCGCGACCGGAGCCTTTCCGGAAACAACAGGGTTTTTCACGGCTTTGGCGGCGGCCTTTGCGGGGGTCTTCGACGCATTGGCGACGGCCTTGGACGCGCTCTTCGCAACCGTCGCCTTCGACACGGCGCCGCGAGCGGCCGAGCTTTTGCTCGGCGCGGCGGCGCGCGCGGACGTCGTCGTCTTCGCGGTTGCTTTCGTCGTCGCTTTGGTCACGCTCTTCGCAGCCGTCTTCGCCCCGTTGGTCTTCGCGGCGGTTTTGGTCGAGTTGGAAGCTGTTTTCGTCGCCGCGCTCGCTGCGGACTTCGCGGCGCTCTTCGGGCGAGCCGCCGCGGAAGCCTTGCTTTTCACCGTAGATTTCGCGACCGTCTTGCCGACCGCGCTCTTCTCAGACGCGCTCTTGCCGGCCTTGTTCTTGGCGCTGCTGGCGGGGGCTGTGGCGGACGCGGCCCGGTCCCGCGCGGATTTGGCCGCGCTCTTCGCCGAACCCCGGGAACGCGAGGCCGAGGAAGTGACGCCGGCCCCTTTCTTTTTCTCGTTCTTCGTGGCGGACGGCATACGCGGAACACTCCCTATTCGCCCCGCTGTGGAGACGGGGCGGATTTGCAGACCTCTCGCTTTTCCGGCGCGGATGCCCGCCCGGACGGCAAGTTTATCGATCTGACACCTAAGCTAGAGCCACGGGCGACGCAGTCGGGCTGAGGACACAACGGTCAAGCGCGCGCTTTCTCTTGCTGTGAGGCAAACTTGCGAATACAGCCGGTCGCCTGAAGGAACGGCTATCCTCTACGCATTATATATCATGCTGTGGAGCAAAAATCAAAGACGTCCCTCGGCCGGGGACGGCTGCGAGGGTTGGGAATCGCTTCGCAACGCGTGGAGAACGTTAGCTATTTCTGTTCGTTAAGGATGTGGAAACTATTTGCCGCGCCCGAGCTGGCGCCTAATTGTTAACGTGGTGCGAATCGGCGCCCATAAGACGGGCGCCGTTCCTGATCAGTCGCCCTGTCCGGCTTCAGACGAAAAATGCGCCTCGTATTTGCCGGGTTTGCCGTCCCATTCCTTGGCGTCGGCCGGCGGCTCGCGCTTGATGGTGATGTTCGGCCAGTTCTGCGCCATCTCGGCGTTGAGCTGAAGCCACTTCTCCAGCCCTTCCTCCGTATCCGGCTTGATGGCCTCGGCCGGGCATTCCGGCTCGCAGACGCCGCAATCGATACATTCGTCCGGATGGATGACGAGCATGTTCTCGCCCTCGTAGAAGCAGTCCACCGGACACACTTCCACGCAATCCATATATTTGCACTTGATGCAGTTTTCCGTGACGACGTAAGTCATGAGGGGTACCTTGGAAGCTCCGCGGAAGCTCCGCGCGCATTGTTGCGCTAGCTAGCGTTTTTAATGCCGTCGTGCAAGGCATGCATGAAACCCAATTTGGCGCCGCCGCGACAAGGCCCCGAATGGCGCTTATGACAGGCTGATAATGACGGACATCGGATATAGGGACGCATCGACCGCCACGCAGACGATCACTGCGCGCGCATTGCTGCTCGGCGAGCGCATCGACACGATGGGGCTCGAACGCGCTGACCTCGTGTCGACCGCGCCGCTCGCCTTTCATGCGGGGCAGGCGGGCTTCGCCGTGCTCTATCGCTTCGGCGTCGCGGTGCTCTTCGGCCTGTCGCCGCTCGAGGAGGACGAGATCGTCACCAAGATCGGCGCGCGCGTCGCCGGCGCCTCGCGCGGCGACGACGAGACGCTCGTCATCGAGACCGCGCATGAGGGCGAAGACAAGGCGCTGCCCAATGGCCGCCTTGCGGTGAAGGATCTTTCGGAGGCGCGGCTCCTGGTTATCGCGGACGCGCTTGCGAAGAGCGTTGCGCTGGCGCGCGACGAAAGGCGCGTGAACGCGGTCTTCGACACGGTCGAACCTTTCGCCGCGGAGCTTGCGAGCAAAGGCCGGCCGCCCTGGCGCCGCAAGGCCATGCTCGAACTCATCGGGCAGACCTTGCTCGTGCGCCATCGCGTTTCGGGCCGCGTCGCCGTCGAGGACAAGCCAGACGTCTTGTGGGACAGGCCCGATCTCGAACGTCTCTATGCGCGTCTCGAAGATGAATATGAACTCGAAGCGCGCGGGCGCACGCTCAATGCGAAGATCGACGTGATCGGCGAAACGGCGCGCGCGCTCACCGATCTCATCGACGCCGACCGTTCGGTGCGGCTCGAATGGATCATCATCGTGCTCATCGCGATGGAATTCGGACT
The nucleotide sequence above comes from Methylocystis parvus OBBP. Encoded proteins:
- the fdxA gene encoding ferredoxin FdxA; translation: MTYVVTENCIKCKYMDCVEVCPVDCFYEGENMLVIHPDECIDCGVCEPECPAEAIKPDTEEGLEKWLQLNAEMAQNWPNITIKREPPADAKEWDGKPGKYEAHFSSEAGQGD
- a CDS encoding RMD1 family protein, with the translated sequence MTDIGYRDASTATQTITARALLLGERIDTMGLERADLVSTAPLAFHAGQAGFAVLYRFGVAVLFGLSPLEEDEIVTKIGARVAGASRGDDETLVIETAHEGEDKALPNGRLAVKDLSEARLLVIADALAKSVALARDERRVNAVFDTVEPFAAELASKGRPPWRRKAMLELIGQTLLVRHRVSGRVAVEDKPDVLWDRPDLERLYARLEDEYELEARGRTLNAKIDVIGETARALTDLIDADRSVRLEWIIIVLIAMEFGLSLFQIFVDQRPKAQHAASASAPIAAPESHLKLGN